One genomic segment of Bradyrhizobium prioriisuperbiae includes these proteins:
- a CDS encoding IclR family transcriptional regulator encodes MKLDRQAGTGNDARSGAVPGVDKTLTKGLLLLEAISRSERSRGVSDLANELSLTRSNVHRLLQTLIASGFVARDAGGDRYVLTSKLWRLSRMQRQQNTLLALVHPVLSELVVETGESASFAIVEGKNIVMIDQVETPHTVRVFYSVGDTHPVDHVLLSGRGISALQLVVYAFRPKDEVRRALETISQELGYPPSYVTEQMARIEMVRRDGHALVQGEWVEDANAVAAAVTGRGGDLVGIMVSFGPAHRMPPAKLEVIRQSTCGAAVRLSAQFAG; translated from the coding sequence ATGAAGCTTGATCGCCAGGCCGGAACTGGGAATGACGCGCGAAGCGGAGCCGTGCCAGGTGTCGACAAAACCCTGACGAAAGGGTTGCTTCTCCTTGAGGCCATCAGCCGGAGTGAGCGATCACGTGGGGTCTCGGATCTTGCGAACGAATTGTCGCTCACACGGAGTAACGTACATCGACTGCTGCAAACACTGATCGCGAGCGGCTTCGTTGCCCGAGACGCCGGAGGCGACCGCTACGTGCTGACTTCCAAGTTGTGGCGTCTCTCCCGCATGCAGCGCCAGCAGAACACTCTTCTCGCACTGGTCCATCCCGTTCTGAGCGAACTTGTCGTCGAGACTGGCGAGAGTGCATCCTTCGCAATCGTCGAGGGCAAGAATATTGTGATGATAGATCAGGTGGAAACCCCACATACCGTTCGTGTTTTTTATTCCGTTGGCGACACGCACCCTGTCGACCACGTGCTTTTGTCCGGGCGGGGAATCAGCGCGCTCCAATTGGTCGTCTATGCATTCCGGCCAAAGGACGAGGTGCGGCGCGCGTTGGAGACAATCTCGCAGGAGCTGGGCTATCCGCCATCCTACGTCACGGAACAGATGGCGCGTATCGAGATGGTCCGTCGCGACGGACACGCCCTTGTGCAGGGGGAGTGGGTCGAGGACGCAAATGCCGTCGCCGCTGCTGTAACGGGCAGGGGAGGGGATCTCGTAGGCATCATGGTCAGCTTTGGGCCTGCACACCGAATGCCGCCTGCAAAACTCGAAGTCATCCGACAATCAACTTGTGGGGCGGCTGTCCGTCTCAGCGCACAGTTCGCCGGCTGA
- a CDS encoding MFS transporter: MVSNGPIVQFSFGSLIKPLADEFETDRATLSSAVLIAFTATAIFTPFAGRLVDRFGVRPVVLPAIVLFALAIAALSLSPSSAYGFLFFYGVLGIFAAGQTPLPYAKSVAGCFDAKRGLALGISMAGVGLGAAIIPQVTQALITSVGWRNTYLALAVIVFAVGFPAALLLLKEPARAGTGPLQLEGLGAQEAAHSRQFWSLVIIFLTMVMACAGVIAHIVPILTDAGVNPQLATSAVGSAGLALIIGRLIVGYLLDKIFAPYVTLFFLLVILFGIGLLQISTSPMTAVMSAMCIGLGLGAEIDLLAYLISRYFGMRSFGTIYGYMFAAFNIGCGLGPFLMGLSQSQTGSYGTAILTFAVGLMVAVALVFGLGPYRYASASKVELASPVPASV, from the coding sequence ATGGTATCGAACGGTCCGATCGTTCAATTCAGCTTCGGATCCTTGATCAAGCCGCTCGCCGACGAGTTCGAAACCGATCGGGCGACCCTCTCCAGTGCGGTCCTGATCGCCTTCACAGCCACCGCTATTTTCACGCCGTTCGCGGGCCGCCTTGTTGATCGCTTCGGCGTCCGCCCGGTCGTGCTGCCCGCCATCGTCCTGTTCGCACTGGCGATCGCGGCACTGTCCCTTTCGCCATCGTCGGCGTACGGCTTTCTCTTTTTCTATGGCGTCTTGGGTATTTTCGCTGCGGGGCAGACGCCCCTACCCTACGCGAAATCCGTCGCGGGCTGCTTCGACGCGAAAAGAGGCTTGGCGCTCGGCATATCGATGGCAGGCGTGGGTCTCGGAGCGGCCATCATCCCGCAGGTAACCCAAGCGCTCATTACAAGTGTGGGCTGGCGCAACACCTACCTCGCGCTTGCTGTGATCGTGTTCGCGGTGGGCTTTCCAGCGGCATTGCTTTTGTTGAAAGAGCCCGCAAGAGCCGGCACGGGACCGTTGCAATTGGAAGGCCTCGGCGCCCAGGAGGCTGCCCATTCGCGTCAGTTCTGGTCTCTTGTCATTATCTTTCTGACGATGGTCATGGCTTGTGCGGGTGTGATCGCGCATATCGTGCCGATACTGACGGATGCGGGCGTTAATCCCCAACTGGCGACGAGCGCCGTCGGTTCGGCGGGGCTGGCTCTGATCATAGGCCGCCTGATCGTGGGTTACCTGCTGGACAAGATCTTTGCGCCCTACGTTACGCTTTTCTTCCTGTTAGTTATTCTATTCGGCATCGGCCTGCTCCAAATCTCCACGTCTCCGATGACGGCTGTGATGTCGGCAATGTGTATCGGCTTGGGACTGGGCGCCGAGATCGATCTGCTGGCGTACCTGATCTCGCGATACTTCGGGATGCGATCGTTCGGAACGATCTACGGCTATATGTTCGCCGCTTTCAACATCGGCTGTGGGCTGGGGCCATTCTTGATGGGTCTGTCGCAGAGCCAAACCGGATCATATGGCACGGCGATTCTCACTTTCGCCGTTGGGCTGATGGTGGCCGTCGCCCTTGTCTTCGGCCTTGGCCCATATCGGTATGCGAGCGCTTCGAAGGTCGAGCTTGCGTCACCCGTGCCAGCTTCGGTCTGA
- a CDS encoding NAD(P)/FAD-dependent oxidoreductase has protein sequence MSTIEISKANQDRVVAAWLADFEAMLNRGDLSDLATLFHPDGYWRDLLAMSWQLRTFHGTFQIERGLRGVEGKQRPRSFRFRGEATQGQLGEFGATVEGFFTFETDLAYGRGYLRLAQSDSTEESGYLAVTLLTAMAELKGFPERRGRHRDRTFARAVEGNSDNWLDRRQADIAYRDRDPEVIIVGAGQAGLALAARLRHLDVDALVVDRDERIGDVWRKRYHSLTLHNEICTNHFPYMPFPDSWPVFIPKDKLANWMEFYADAMEINVWARTEFLGANYADGRWTTRLRTPEGGIRVMRPSHVVLAVGVSGLPNIPGIEGLDEFEGTVIHSSGQTNDIDTLGKSALIVGAGTSGHDIAQDLHLRGAHVTMLQRSSTTVVSVEPSSTRAYELYQRNEGVRPIEDIDLMSASIPYDLVRRLHGPLSRRMAEDDHDLLDRLRKVGFELDNGEDDTGFFLKLLRRLGGYYLNVGASDLIADGKIKLKSGVTLERLEGKRAVFSDGSILDLDLLVLATGYKPLQEAVRALLGDEIADRVGPIWGIGADGELCNMFCATRQDGFYVMGGTLTLCRSFSRYTALIIKARLEGLVDCSRARRSAGMRC, from the coding sequence ATGAGCACAATTGAGATATCCAAGGCCAACCAAGATCGAGTTGTTGCTGCCTGGCTCGCCGATTTTGAGGCGATGCTCAATCGCGGCGACCTGTCCGATCTCGCGACGCTCTTCCATCCCGACGGCTATTGGCGCGACCTCCTTGCGATGTCGTGGCAGTTGAGAACATTCCACGGAACTTTCCAGATCGAGCGCGGCCTTCGCGGGGTCGAAGGAAAGCAACGCCCTCGCAGCTTTCGTTTTCGAGGTGAAGCGACGCAGGGTCAACTCGGCGAGTTCGGCGCCACGGTCGAAGGCTTCTTTACTTTTGAGACCGACCTTGCTTATGGGCGCGGATACTTGCGGCTCGCCCAGTCGGACAGCACGGAGGAATCCGGATACTTAGCCGTTACCCTCCTGACAGCCATGGCTGAGCTCAAGGGCTTTCCCGAACGCCGCGGCCGTCACCGTGACCGAACGTTTGCGAGAGCCGTGGAAGGCAATTCGGACAACTGGCTAGACCGCCGTCAGGCGGATATTGCATATCGTGACAGGGATCCGGAGGTCATAATCGTTGGTGCTGGCCAGGCGGGGCTCGCGTTGGCGGCACGGTTGCGGCATCTGGACGTCGACGCGCTGGTGGTGGACCGCGATGAACGGATCGGCGACGTCTGGCGAAAGCGATATCACTCGCTCACGTTACACAACGAGATCTGTACCAACCATTTTCCTTATATGCCGTTTCCGGACAGTTGGCCTGTCTTTATCCCGAAGGACAAGCTCGCCAACTGGATGGAATTTTATGCAGACGCCATGGAAATCAACGTCTGGGCGCGAACAGAATTCCTCGGTGCCAATTACGCCGACGGGCGTTGGACCACTCGGTTGCGAACGCCCGAGGGCGGCATCCGCGTAATGCGACCGAGTCACGTTGTGCTGGCAGTCGGCGTCAGCGGACTCCCGAACATTCCTGGAATTGAGGGGCTCGACGAATTCGAAGGTACTGTCATTCATTCGAGCGGGCAGACCAACGACATCGACACACTGGGCAAGTCGGCACTTATCGTCGGGGCTGGCACGAGTGGTCACGACATCGCCCAAGACCTCCATCTGCGTGGCGCACATGTCACGATGCTGCAGAGGTCTTCGACAACTGTGGTCAGCGTCGAGCCAAGTTCCACAAGGGCGTACGAATTGTATCAGCGCAACGAGGGAGTGCGGCCGATCGAAGATATCGACCTGATGAGCGCTTCGATACCCTACGATCTCGTGCGTCGCCTGCACGGACCCCTCAGCCGACGAATGGCAGAGGACGACCATGATCTACTCGACCGCCTGCGTAAAGTTGGCTTTGAGCTCGACAACGGCGAGGACGATACCGGGTTCTTCCTGAAGTTGCTGCGGCGCCTCGGCGGCTATTACCTCAACGTGGGCGCGTCCGACCTCATTGCAGACGGCAAGATAAAACTGAAGTCGGGCGTCACGCTTGAACGCCTTGAAGGAAAGCGGGCCGTTTTCTCGGACGGATCGATTCTCGACCTGGATTTGCTCGTGCTGGCCACGGGCTATAAACCCCTGCAGGAGGCCGTGCGAGCGCTGTTGGGCGATGAGATCGCTGACCGCGTCGGACCGATCTGGGGTATCGGAGCGGATGGTGAACTCTGCAACATGTTTTGCGCTACGCGACAGGATGGCTTTTACGTGATGGGCGGAACGCTCACTTTGTGCCGGTCCTTCTCGCGCTATACAGCGCTGATCATCAAGGCCAGACTCGAAGGTCTTGTGGACTGCTCCCGTGCCCGCAGGTCAGCCGGAATGCGCTGCTGA
- a CDS encoding TIGR02677 family protein produces the protein MRSVSESADLFRHVSADKSEFYRRIMDVFAAAKRQYRLQLRPDEVLAEAEWSGAPPRIEEVNVALTQLTVWGNLESHPDTARVSSLSDFYRARFLYRLSQGGEAVEAALTLFVQTLQRRAELQTVALEDIANRLRALQTLAGEREPDVAKVHETLRDLVRVFEGLAENAQAFMAGVARSIELQQAESSAVSTYKRQLIDYLERFIGDLVRRSDTIAGHILALDPRIDVLLQQVAAREARDAAPGNETDRVEAQTSHWNAWRERWKGLHGWFFRSGHEPSQAELLRARARSAIPQLLGAIAALNERRSGRSDRSADFRILANWFVACQNDGEAHRLARAAFALNPARHFALNMDADADLPASTRWADAPPLKIHPRLREYGEATPRGPMARIRDRAEARARLARELAEEFLQVEAARRRLATGHSIRLSDLGELDGHAFGLFLGLLGEALTEQTHPEAAVSRQTGDGLLHIDLTPLAAETRAEISTPHGIFSGRDHLITITPTQDLR, from the coding sequence ATGCGAAGCGTGAGCGAGTCGGCCGACCTTTTTAGGCACGTAAGCGCCGATAAATCGGAATTCTATCGCCGCATCATGGACGTCTTTGCGGCGGCCAAACGGCAATACCGCTTGCAACTCAGACCCGACGAGGTTTTGGCCGAGGCAGAGTGGAGCGGCGCGCCCCCTCGAATAGAGGAAGTCAACGTGGCCCTCACTCAGCTTACCGTCTGGGGAAACCTAGAATCGCATCCCGATACGGCGCGAGTTTCAAGTCTCAGCGACTTTTACCGCGCCCGCTTCCTCTACCGTCTCTCCCAGGGTGGAGAGGCCGTCGAGGCTGCGCTGACGCTCTTCGTACAAACGCTGCAGCGGCGCGCCGAGCTGCAAACTGTCGCACTCGAGGACATCGCAAATCGCTTGCGAGCCCTGCAGACGCTTGCGGGCGAGCGGGAACCCGATGTCGCGAAAGTTCACGAAACGCTGCGCGACCTCGTGCGCGTATTCGAGGGGCTGGCGGAGAACGCGCAGGCCTTCATGGCGGGCGTCGCCCGCAGCATCGAGCTGCAGCAGGCCGAGTCCAGCGCCGTATCGACTTACAAGCGGCAGCTGATAGATTATCTCGAACGTTTCATCGGCGACTTGGTGCGCCGCTCCGATACAATCGCGGGCCACATCCTCGCCCTCGATCCACGTATCGACGTCTTGCTGCAGCAGGTCGCAGCGCGCGAGGCGCGCGACGCCGCCCCAGGAAACGAAACCGATCGCGTCGAAGCACAAACGTCCCATTGGAACGCTTGGCGCGAACGTTGGAAAGGCCTCCATGGATGGTTTTTCCGCAGCGGCCACGAACCCTCTCAGGCCGAACTGTTGCGAGCGAGAGCAAGATCTGCGATCCCGCAACTCCTCGGTGCGATCGCCGCGCTCAACGAGCGCCGCAGCGGGCGCAGCGATCGATCGGCGGATTTCCGGATACTGGCCAACTGGTTCGTCGCCTGTCAAAACGACGGCGAGGCTCACCGCTTGGCACGCGCAGCCTTCGCGCTCAATCCTGCCCGACATTTCGCGCTGAACATGGACGCCGACGCCGATCTGCCGGCAAGCACCCGCTGGGCCGATGCTCCACCACTGAAGATCCATCCTCGGCTGCGCGAATACGGCGAGGCGACGCCGCGCGGGCCGATGGCCAGGATCCGGGATCGCGCCGAAGCCCGCGCACGGCTGGCGCGGGAGTTGGCCGAGGAGTTTCTGCAGGTAGAGGCCGCGCGCCGGCGTCTCGCGACCGGCCATTCCATCCGACTTTCGGATCTGGGAGAGCTCGACGGACATGCCTTCGGTCTCTTTCTCGGACTACTCGGCGAAGCTCTGACGGAACAGACACATCCGGAAGCCGCTGTGTCCCGGCAGACGGGCGATGGCCTGCTCCACATCGACCTCACGCCTCTGGCGGCCGAAACCCGGGCAGAGATATCGACGCCGCACGGCATCTTTTCGGGTCGCGATCACCTCATCACAATTACGCCGACGCAGGACTTGCGCTGA
- a CDS encoding TIGR02678 family protein, whose product MSSAEDTRGSSNIGQEQRKHQREEFRTAVRALLMTPLMTPAHDEFPSVRRQADVLRAWFSREAGWPLHIEQEGARLYKRPAELSATTRGLPDYDRRRYVLLCLACAALERSESQITLRLLGERLLQLAAEPVLTSLGFAFTLGTQHERRELVAVCRTLLEIGVLQRVVGDEEAFVQTRGEQADALYDVQRRTLAGLLAAVRGPSTWRPEDAPETLEERLSALVDEHVADSDEGRRTALRHQLARRLLDDPVIYVETLDAEARAYFVNQRGAMSARLCEASALTAEHRAEGLALVDETCLLTDVAMPAEGTDAHATLLVAEYLAGALKRPDALDAGANPHRIEFSEHEIIAFLRDAKIRYGRYWRKSAREAGAERELADIAIERLEKLQLVVRGSEGIRPLPAIARFGLGEAEIRDPPDARRASIAEGIGPA is encoded by the coding sequence ATGTCCAGCGCCGAGGATACGCGAGGAAGCAGCAACATCGGCCAGGAGCAGCGCAAACATCAACGCGAGGAGTTCAGGACGGCGGTCCGCGCGCTCCTGATGACCCCGCTGATGACGCCGGCCCACGACGAATTCCCCTCGGTACGCCGGCAGGCCGACGTACTGCGTGCCTGGTTCTCCCGCGAAGCCGGGTGGCCTCTGCATATCGAACAGGAGGGGGCTCGTCTGTATAAGAGACCCGCCGAACTGTCCGCGACCACGCGCGGGCTACCCGACTACGACAGGCGCCGCTACGTCCTACTATGCCTCGCATGCGCCGCGCTCGAGCGTTCAGAATCGCAGATCACGTTGCGTCTGCTGGGCGAGAGGCTGCTGCAACTCGCTGCCGAGCCCGTTCTGACATCGCTTGGCTTCGCCTTCACGCTTGGCACGCAACATGAGCGTCGCGAACTTGTGGCGGTCTGCCGGACGCTGCTGGAGATCGGAGTGCTCCAACGCGTCGTCGGCGACGAAGAGGCGTTCGTGCAGACGCGAGGCGAGCAGGCCGACGCGCTCTACGACGTGCAGCGCCGGACGCTCGCCGGCCTGCTCGCCGCCGTGCGCGGTCCATCGACGTGGCGACCGGAGGATGCCCCCGAGACCCTCGAGGAACGCCTGAGCGCGCTGGTCGACGAGCACGTCGCGGATAGCGACGAGGGACGTCGCACCGCGCTTCGCCACCAACTCGCGCGCCGCCTCCTCGACGATCCCGTGATCTACGTCGAGACGCTCGATGCCGAGGCTAGGGCATATTTCGTCAATCAACGCGGAGCCATGTCCGCACGTCTTTGCGAAGCCTCGGCTCTGACCGCGGAGCATCGGGCCGAAGGCCTGGCGCTTGTGGACGAGACTTGCTTGCTTACCGACGTCGCCATGCCGGCTGAAGGCACCGATGCCCATGCCACTCTGCTCGTCGCGGAATATCTCGCGGGTGCGCTCAAGCGACCCGATGCCCTCGACGCGGGCGCAAATCCGCATCGGATCGAGTTCTCCGAGCACGAAATCATCGCTTTTCTCCGCGATGCCAAGATCAGATACGGTCGATATTGGCGGAAATCCGCCCGCGAAGCCGGGGCGGAGCGCGAACTCGCCGACATCGCCATCGAACGGTTGGAAAAGCTTCAACTCGTTGTACGCGGCAGCGAGGGAATCCGACCGTTGCCAGCGATAGCCCGTTTCGGCCTCGGCGAGGCCGAAATCCGAGATCCTCCCGATGCACGGCGGGCGTCGATCGCCGAAGGGATCGGCCCGGCGTGA